The genomic stretch CTGAAAATAAACACTAACAATACATGATACATCCCTTGtcacaaactcaagtttttgaggccaaatttacaattttttgcttctatatttttatattttttggtgtgattattcaaatttttctttattttaaacatatcacTGAATCCACATTTGTAATCaatttaatcattatattttgactttttttacaattgacaatttaaaattttcattattttgattacactacattttcgaatcaatttaattcttgtattttgacatgtaaaaataataaagttaaaTTGATCTACCTTACTTTactcttttttataaattaaagtaCGAGAATTAAATTGTCTAAAAAATGCAAGTACAaatgtataattgaaataacgaaaagtttaaattattataaaaaaaattaaagtataagatttaaattgattggaaaatataatttaagaaatataattaaaatgaaaaaatttaaataaataggaaaaaaaaagttaaaatataaaaataaaaatatgaatttgacaAAATTGGGAGAAGCCGAGCACAAACGTGATTTGTCCCACAAAAGAGGAATCCGAATCAGGTTCGGTCCGTCGCTCTATAGggctttcaagaagaaaacACGCCATTCTCATTTTTCTCGACTTAAAAGGGCTTCCTGAGCTCCCCTACTTGACTTGCACAGTAATCGGGTCGCAATTGGCTCTCTCTGCCTGTGCTGTGCCCCCTCCTGTAGTTGCCGAATAAACAAAGCAAAGCTAGCCTTTCGGAGATCTCAAGGGCCTAACCCCTCGATGTCTCCGAAGTCTCTCTTCACCTCTCTCCGTTTCTCTCTATAGATTCatttccctatatatatacagacGGACATAGATATTgcttgacatatatatatatatatagggggagagacagagagagagagagatgtcaaCCCTTTCTTCATCGATGCACTGCggttcattttcttcatcatcGTCGTCGTCATCGGCATCGGCTTGTTCCAATTATGTGCATCATCGGGTGGCGGTTTATCCGATTTCTCCCAGGAAATTTGAGCCCAGAAAGGTCTCCGTGCAGTCCGACCGGAAATCTTGGTGGAATGTGGGTTGCCTGCAAGATGGTTAGctccttttccttttgtttttgcaATTTTCTGTTTCGTATTGCGAATTCATCGATGCCCATTCACGAATTGAATTCGCAAGGACCGGGTCTGTGTCTACTTTCTATTcatcaaaagaattttatttgttgcttattctatttttatttcaaatattcaGTTCTTTTTATGTAATTGCCAAGGGTTGTAAGAGAGATGTTTCTGTACATGGGCCAATATGAATATCTGGTTGTATTAACATCAAAGTTTGAGCAAAAGGCAAAAATAGGTGTAAGACTTAAAATTTTATCCATTCGTCTTCATAAATTTTATGGGAAGCAAAATCCAGGGTCTTAAAGCTTTTGCACATTTGGGTGCTAATTTCTTTTTTGCTGCTGTTCAATCAGATGGTAAATTAAATCCTAGCCAGTGTGTtcctaatttattataattctaGGAGCATGTTGATTTGGTGGGTTGTTTTTGAGAATGTTAAGATTTAAGTTTTCTCCctttattaattcttaaatgaATGTTCTTATGACGAAGGTGCAGTGGCTGCAACAGCAGTCTCAAGCGAAAATGAAACTCCTTTAAAGAAATTGAAACATTTGTTGTCAACGGCATCCCCAGAGGAGTCTATGGATGCAGCCGGATTCAAAATCAATGGAGACGAGTCCAGTGTCAGTATTACTGTGGTAGGAGCATCAGGGGACCTTGCTAAGAAAAAGATATTTCCTGCACTTTTTGCACTTTATTACGAGGACTTCCTCCCAAAGGTTTGCGAATATCTAGTTTgtttcatcttttttcttgttatttcaATTGGAAATGTTTTTACTTGTGTTTTCATGGATTTCTTCTGTCCAGCACTTCACCGTTTTTGGTTATGCCCGGAGTAAGATGACTGATGCCGAACTTAGAAACATGGTTAGCAGGACCCTTACTTGCCGGATTGACAAGAGGTGATCCCAGTTCCGTCTACTGGGCATGATTTCATGTTTTTGTTATGCCTCTCTAGAGCAAGTTGCCTGCTTCTTGAAATGCATTCTTTATTTGGTTTTAATTCTCAACATGGATTTTATTTAGCCTTAGACATTGTCGGTTTACATGATCAGCAATATAACTAGGTTTCATGTGTTTTTTCAGGGAAAACTGTGATGAAAAGATGGACCAATTCCTTAAGCGATGCTTTTACCACTCTGGTCAATATGATTCTCAGGATAACTTTGCTGAGCTTGATAAGAAACTAAAGGAACATGAGGTAACATTTGTTTGTTTATGAACCCTTCAGGATTGGTATTCACTAAGTTCCTCACAGCAACAGTTAGGTTAAAAATCCTAGCTTGGAAAAGGGAATTATATGAGAACATTGTGCCAGTACCAATTTTCATGTGTAGTTTCAATATGATCTTACAAGTGTCAGAAGGGGCATCAAGAAccacttaaaaattaaatatcctATATAATTCTTCTTGTTATATATGGAAAATAGTCttcatttttatatcttttgtgTATGGCTTCATAGTTTATGTTGGCTTGGATCTTACAGCCTCTTAGTCAGCTGTCGCAATGGTTGTTTATGTGCGTAATGGGGATAAACTGCTTGCTTCAAATTTATTCCTTCCTTATGTATGTTCCATCTGGATTGACCATGATCAACTACTGTGCAGGGTAGTAGGACATCTAATCGCTTGTTCTATTTATCAATCCCACCAAATATATTCACAGATGCTGTAAAATGCGCAAGCCTCTCTGCCTCCTCCACTAATGGCTGGACAAGGGTTATTGTGGAAAAGCCCTTTGGTCGTGATTCTGAATCCTCTGCAGCTTTGACAAGAGCTCTCAAGCAGTATTTGGAGGAAGATCAAATTTTCAGGTTAGTTTTTCTACTGGTATGGTTCAAATTGGCAATCACTGGGGCTATTAATTGACCAAAGGGGAGCCTCTTTCCAGGATAGACCACTATTTGGGGAAGGAGCTGGTGGAGAATCTCTCTGTCCTTCGCTTTTCCAATCTCATTTTTGAACCCTTGTGGTCAAGGCAGTATATTAGGAATGTCCAATTCATTTTCTCTGAAGATTTTGGCACTGAAGGGCGAGGAGGGTATTATTCTTTCTCAAAAAGTTGCTTAAACCCCAAATCTGTCCTTAAGCtcatgactaatttcccataTGGTTGGTTTCCAGGTATTTTGACAATTATGGGATAATAAGAGACATAATGCAAAATCATCTACTTCAGATGCTAGCAATCTTTGCCATGGAAACCCCAGTCAGTCTAGATGCAGAAGATATCCGAAATGAAAAGGTTTTTTAGTCATTTTCTCCACTAGAAAAAGACAATGCCTactatttgatatttatatgtGAATTGTCTTTTGATTAAATTACTCAATGGGTGTCAGGTCAAAGTCCTCCGTTCAATGAGGCCTTTACAGCTTGAAAATGTGGTTATAGGACAGTACAAGAGCCATACAAAAGGAGGTGTTACATACCCAGGGTATATCGACGACAATACTGTACCCAAGGGCAGCCTAACTCCAACATTTGCCGCAGCTGCTCTTTTTATTGATAATGCTAGGTGGGACGGCGTCCCTTTTCTAATGAAAGCAGGCAAAGCTCTACATAACAAGAGGTTTCTGAAACTAAGATATCTGAATTCATACAAATTTCAACTCagaatcttttaaataaatagtcaTTTGTGTGATTCTTGCTGTTTTCCTCAGGGCTGAGATAAGAGTACAGTTTAGGCATGTCCCTGGTAATCTTTACAACAGAAACTTTGGAACCGATCTTGATCAAGCAACAAATGAACTTGTTATCCGTGTGCAGCCAGATGAAGCTATCT from Diospyros lotus cultivar Yz01 chromosome 9, ASM1463336v1, whole genome shotgun sequence encodes the following:
- the LOC127810518 gene encoding glucose-6-phosphate 1-dehydrogenase, chloroplastic-like isoform X1 encodes the protein MSTLSSSMHCGSFSSSSSSSSASACSNYVHHRVAVYPISPRKFEPRKVSVQSDRKSWWNVGCLQDGAVAATAVSSENETPLKKLKHLLSTASPEESMDAAGFKINGDESSVSITVVGASGDLAKKKIFPALFALYYEDFLPKHFTVFGYARSKMTDAELRNMVSRTLTCRIDKRENCDEKMDQFLKRCFYHSGQYDSQDNFAELDKKLKEHEGSRTSNRLFYLSIPPNIFTDAVKCASLSASSTNGWTRVIVEKPFGRDSESSAALTRALKQYLEEDQIFRIDHYLGKELVENLSVLRFSNLIFEPLWSRQYIRNVQFIFSEDFGTEGRGGYFDNYGIIRDIMQNHLLQMLAIFAMETPVSLDAEDIRNEKVKVLRSMRPLQLENVVIGQYKSHTKGGVTYPGYIDDNTVPKGSLTPTFAAAALFIDNARWDGVPFLMKAGKALHNKRAEIRVQFRHVPGNLYNRNFGTDLDQATNELVIRVQPDEAIYLKINNKVPGLCMRLDRSNLNLLYAARYSKEIPDAYERLLLDAIEGERRLFIRSDELDAAWSLFTPVLKELEEKKIIPEYYPYGSRGPVGAHYLAAKYNVRWGDLGLEQQ
- the LOC127810518 gene encoding glucose-6-phosphate 1-dehydrogenase, chloroplastic-like isoform X2; the protein is MSTLSSSMHCGSFSSSSSSSSASACSNYVHHRVAVYPISPRKFEPRKVSVQSDRKSWWNVGCLQDVAATAVSSENETPLKKLKHLLSTASPEESMDAAGFKINGDESSVSITVVGASGDLAKKKIFPALFALYYEDFLPKHFTVFGYARSKMTDAELRNMVSRTLTCRIDKRENCDEKMDQFLKRCFYHSGQYDSQDNFAELDKKLKEHEGSRTSNRLFYLSIPPNIFTDAVKCASLSASSTNGWTRVIVEKPFGRDSESSAALTRALKQYLEEDQIFRIDHYLGKELVENLSVLRFSNLIFEPLWSRQYIRNVQFIFSEDFGTEGRGGYFDNYGIIRDIMQNHLLQMLAIFAMETPVSLDAEDIRNEKVKVLRSMRPLQLENVVIGQYKSHTKGGVTYPGYIDDNTVPKGSLTPTFAAAALFIDNARWDGVPFLMKAGKALHNKRAEIRVQFRHVPGNLYNRNFGTDLDQATNELVIRVQPDEAIYLKINNKVPGLCMRLDRSNLNLLYAARYSKEIPDAYERLLLDAIEGERRLFIRSDELDAAWSLFTPVLKELEEKKIIPEYYPYGSRGPVGAHYLAAKYNVRWGDLGLEQQ